The Sulfurospirillum halorespirans DSM 13726 genome has a window encoding:
- a CDS encoding 4Fe-4S dicluster domain-containing protein encodes MAAKITDICIACGACIDECPVEAIVDDSENPTGAETYYVFADKCVECVGHHSSPACIEACPTEGCIVLGA; translated from the coding sequence ATGGCAGCGAAAATTACGGATATTTGTATTGCATGTGGCGCCTGTATCGATGAGTGTCCTGTGGAGGCTATTGTTGATGATAGCGAGAACCCAACGGGCGCTGAGACCTATTATGTTTTTGCAGACAAATGTGTTGAGTGTGTCGGTCATCATTCATCACCTGCATGTATCGAAGCCTGTCCAACAGAGGGCTGTATTGTTTTAGGTGCTTAA
- a CDS encoding AraC family transcriptional regulator — MNKTIVNKLNTFLKQDGFYNTFLDEVKLLKISAPMVLSPCIYDNWIVFTFQNSKTVKLNNHTLEYNESNYLVASSKLPLESQTDFASEAEPMISMIISIDSNEIHQLIQELSPGFPLQDTDTLQGTFVDRVTPEIENILYRLIEVIKSKEESKILGKLLLRELFYRVLKGENSKFLYKLFDQSSKEAKIARTLQTIHNDFANDLDIESLARKEDMSVASFHTHFKNITAHSPLQYIKKIRLAKARDLIIQEKLKVNEVAIKVGYDNISHFSREFKKYFGFSPKDTKASYEEYDLE; from the coding sequence ATGAATAAAACAATAGTGAATAAGCTCAATACATTTTTAAAACAAGATGGTTTTTACAATACTTTTTTAGATGAAGTAAAACTATTAAAAATAAGTGCACCCATGGTTTTAAGTCCTTGTATTTATGATAACTGGATTGTTTTTACGTTTCAGAATAGTAAAACTGTTAAATTAAATAACCATACTTTAGAATATAATGAAAGTAATTATTTAGTGGCTTCATCAAAACTACCACTGGAAAGTCAAACAGATTTTGCTTCTGAGGCAGAGCCAATGATAAGCATGATTATTTCAATCGATTCGAATGAAATACATCAACTGATACAAGAGTTATCGCCAGGGTTTCCTCTTCAAGATACGGATACTCTGCAAGGGACCTTTGTAGATAGAGTGACACCTGAAATAGAAAATATTTTATATAGATTGATAGAAGTTATAAAATCAAAAGAGGAATCAAAAATCTTAGGTAAATTACTTCTTAGGGAACTGTTTTATAGGGTCTTAAAAGGTGAAAATTCAAAATTTCTCTATAAATTATTTGATCAATCTTCAAAAGAAGCAAAGATTGCAAGAACATTACAAACGATACATAATGACTTTGCAAATGATCTCGATATAGAATCTTTAGCACGAAAAGAGGATATGAGTGTCGCTTCTTTCCATACCCATTTTAAAAATATTACGGCACATAGCCCTTTACAGTATATAAAAAAGATTCGTTTAGCAAAAGCAAGAGATTTAATTATCCAAGAAAAACTAAAAGTAAATGAAGTGGCTATCAAAGTGGGATATGATAATATTTCTCATTTTAGTAGGGAGTTTAAAAAATACTTTGGTTTTTCTCCAAAGGATACAAAAGCATCTTATGAAGAGTATGATTTAGAATAA
- a CDS encoding aromatic alcohol reductase, with protein MNDSILIIGAGELGLAMIDAFAKKLKTNQGSLNVLLKKESIESSDKRKIQRLCDFEMNHIGVTTGDLEKDSIATLSGIFSKFGTIINCSGFVGGQGTQIKITKAVLNAQVPTYVPWQFGVDYDIVGKGSGQPVWDEQYDVRELLRSQNTTDWIIVSTGIFTSYLFSSDFGIVDLKEKIVHALGDWNYKITVTTPEDIGRLTAEIVFFVPKIKNEIVFVAGDTLSYEELANITEHVVDEPFKRELLSMSDLTKAIEKDENNVAAKYRIAFARPDGVAWEKTATFNFHHNIEVSDVKDWLMKSMR; from the coding sequence ATGAATGATAGCATTCTTATTATTGGAGCTGGAGAACTAGGTCTTGCAATGATAGACGCATTTGCTAAAAAGTTAAAAACAAATCAAGGATCCCTTAATGTTTTACTCAAAAAGGAATCAATAGAATCATCCGATAAACGCAAAATTCAACGCCTTTGTGACTTTGAAATGAATCATATAGGCGTTACTACGGGTGACCTAGAAAAAGATTCAATAGCAACGCTTAGTGGCATTTTTTCTAAGTTTGGGACGATCATTAATTGTAGTGGTTTTGTAGGTGGACAAGGAACACAGATTAAGATTACCAAAGCAGTGCTGAATGCTCAGGTTCCCACCTATGTGCCTTGGCAGTTTGGTGTTGACTATGATATTGTTGGAAAAGGAAGTGGACAACCTGTATGGGATGAACAATATGATGTTCGAGAATTATTACGTTCTCAAAACACGACTGACTGGATAATCGTCTCTACGGGGATATTTACCAGTTACTTATTCTCATCAGATTTTGGAATCGTCGATCTTAAAGAAAAAATAGTTCACGCACTAGGAGATTGGAATTATAAAATCACGGTTACAACCCCTGAAGATATTGGTCGATTAACTGCGGAGATTGTTTTTTTTGTACCTAAGATCAAGAACGAAATAGTTTTTGTTGCAGGCGATACACTCTCGTATGAAGAGCTAGCCAATATAACTGAACATGTCGTAGATGAACCGTTCAAAAGAGAGTTACTCTCTATGAGCGACTTAACTAAAGCAATAGAGAAAGATGAAAATAATGTAGCTGCCAAATACAGAATCGCTTTTGCAAGACCCGATGGAGTAGCTTGGGAAAAAACAGCAACATTCAATTTCCACCACAATATTGAAGTATCTGATGTCAAAGACTGGTTAATGAAGAGTATGCGTTAA